In the Lepidochelys kempii isolate rLepKem1 chromosome 3, rLepKem1.hap2, whole genome shotgun sequence genome, one interval contains:
- the LOC140909741 gene encoding baculoviral IAP repeat-containing protein 5-like codes for MKCPAAAALLPAEWQLYLSEARLATYRSWPFTEGCACTPERMAEAGFVHCPSENGPDVVQCFFCFKELEGWEPEDDPMDEHRKHSSGCAFLSLRKNPVDLTLQEFLKLDKERTRNVIKKQISQKVTEFKEESERARRDIEKLVS; via the exons ATGAAGTGCCCCGCGGCCGCCGCGCTCCTGCCCGCCGAGTGGCAGCTCTACCTGAGCGAGGCCCGCCTGGCCACCTACCGCAGCTGGCCCTTCACCGAGGGCTGCGCCTGCACCCCGGAGCGG atggCAGAAGCCGGATTCGTCCACTGCCCCAGCGAGAATGGGCCTGATGTGGTTCAGTGCTTCTTCTGCTTCAAGGAGCTGGAAGGCTGGGAGCCTGAGGATGACCCCAT GGATGAGCACAGGAAACACTCCTCTGGCTGCGCTTTTCTCTCCCTCCGTAAGAACCCTGTTGACCTGACACTTCAGGAGTTCCTGAAACTGGACAAGGAACGAACAAGAAACGTGATT AAAAAGCAAATCTCTCAGAAAGTGACGGAGTTTAAGGAAGAATCAGAGCGTGCACGTCGTGATATTGAGAAGCTGGTCTCCTAG